ATTGTTGCTGTATTTATTTTTTTAGCCGTCAATGCGATATCTGCCGATATTGTTACATTTGAGAAAGAATACACATATCAGTCAAGTGAGATTGACAGCGAGGTTTCATGCAGGATAATTGCGCTGAAACAGGTGAAAAGACTTCTTATTGAGGAAATTAAAAATTATCTTGAAAGCAGAGGACTCACAAAGGATTTGCATCTGACAAAAGACCGGATTACCACCATAATTGCAGGGGCAGTCAGTGTTGAGATAATAGATGAAAAATGGGATGAGAAGAAATATTTTATTAAAGCCAAAATTTCAGCCAATCCGGACATTACAATCAGAATTATTGATTTCATCCGCAGCGGCGAACAAAGGATGAAAGAATTGGAGGCAGTGGACAAAAAATCAGCAGATTTTTTTATGGAACTTGAAAAATTGAGAAAAGAACTGCAGGCGGTTAAGACTGATAGCAACGAGCCCGGACTGAGAGATAAAAAGATAATTGCTCAATATAATGAAACTGCAAGGAAATTAGGTGCAACCTACTGGTTTGAACAAGGATATATTGCCGTAATAACAGCCAATCACAAAGAAATAATAGATGCCTTTACAAAAACCATTGAACTTGACCCCGGATATACAGAGGCTTATCGTCAACGCGGGACTGCTTATGTGATGTTGAGTAAATTTCAAGAAGCAGTCAGTGATCTTGACAAGGTTATTGAGCAGGACCCCCAAGATGAATGGGCTTATAATAACCGCGGGTTTGCTTTTAAGGAATTAGGCAGATACCGTGAAGCAATCAAAGATTTAACGCGGGCAGTAGAACTGAATCCCGAACTTCAAATTTATTATAACCGTGGAATTGCTTATATTAATACCGGCAAATATCAGGAGGCGCTTAAGGACTTTGACAAGGCGATTGAACAAAACCCAAAAAATGAAAAGAATTACTATAACCGGGGGATTGCTTACAGAGAATTAGGCAGATATCAGGAGGCAATTAAGGACTTTGACAAAGCCATTGAGATGTTTCCCGGATATGCGCTGGCTTATAACAGCAGGGGGCTTGCCTACGGCAAATCTGGAAAATATAAAGAGGCTATTAAGGATTTTAACAAGGCTATTGAACTAAATCCAAAAGATGCAGAGGCTTTTAATAACCATGGAGTTGCAAATTTCAGCCTTGGCAAAGAAAAAGAGGCTGTCAAGGATTTTAAAAAAGCGGCAAAATTAGGGCATAAAGGCGCACAGGAGTATCTGAAATCACGGGGCATCAAGTGGGAATGACCGCTACAAAATCTTTCCCTTCCTGCTGAAAAACTCGCTTAGCGCAAGCCTAATCACAGCGCCCTTGGACCATTTCTGACCTGTTTCTTTTGAATAATCCTTTGCAAGCTCTTTAAGCGCCTCAAGGACTTCTTCCTCAAGATAAGCAGAAACCTTCTTCAGTTTTTCATGGTCAGTGCTCATAAGAATATTATACATCTTCAGCATGTATATAGTTAGTGAGCAGGCATAAATACCCTCTAAATTCCAGGAAAACAGTAAAATTATTGAATGTCATGCTGCAAATTTTGTGGTTTTTGCTCAGGACTATTGAATAGAAGGCAGCATGACTTTAATGTACTGCCCTGAAATTCTTCAGACATCCATCCCTGCTTGTCTTACACGCAGGGATGAACGCTTGAAGCGGCAGGTATAGGTATCTGAAAAAGCTTTAGAGCAACACCGCTGAATGTCATGTTGCCTTTTTGGGATGTTGGTTTAAAGAGAAGACTTTAAAGTTTGCAACATGACTTGTTATTATTATTGTTGCGTTCTAAAGATTTTGAAGGTATCTATACCTGTCGCCAATAGCTATAATTATTTGTGTTTTTCAGAGTTCCATGGCGCGAATTTCACAAGAAGCAGTATCCCCGGAACTGCTATTAAAGTGCACACAATAAAAAAACCTTCCCATCCGGTGTTTTTTGCCAGAAAACCCGTAGGCGCTGAGGCAAGCACCCTCGGAACTCCCATGAGACTGCTTAAAAGCGCATATTGTGTTGCGGTAAACTTTTTATTCGTGATGCTTGCCATGAAAGCGACATATGCGGTTGTGCCCATGCCGCCTGTCAGGTTCTCAAAGCCGATTACTGCGGACAATGCAGGCAGGCTGTGCCCGATGCGCGCAAGTACGGCAAAGCCGGCGGTAGATACAGCCTGAAGAAAACCAAATATCCACAGCGAGCGGTTGATCCCGAGCCTGAGCATGATTATTCCGCCCGTGAGACTGCCTGCGATTGTAGCCCAGAAACCAAACAATTTGACTATGGCCCCGATTTCTGTTTTCGTAAAACCCAGGTCCAGATAAAAGGGCGTTGTCATTGCGCTTGCCATGGTGTCGCCGATTTTGTATAAGAGTATAAATGCCAGCATCCATAATGCACCCTGACGGCTGAAATATTCCCTGAGAGGATTTAAAACAGCATCTCTTAAACTCGCGGGCGGAGCAACTGCAACTTGGGGTTCTCTTACCGTCAATGTGGTTATGCCTCCGATTAGCATACAGCCTGCCATTATTATATAAACCATGCGAAATGACATGTAATCTGCCATTATCAATCCGCCGCCTGAAGCCAGAAGCATTCCCACGCGGTATCCGTTGACATATAATGAAGACCCAAGCCCCAATTCTTCATCAGCTAAGTCCTCCCTACGGTAGGCATCCACAACAATATCCTGAGAGGCGCTGAAGAAGGTCACAAGGAGCGCTGCAGAGGCTAACATCCATGGATTTTTTACGGGGTCAGTGAAAGCAAGCGCGACAACAGATAAAATTAAAAAAAACTGCGCCATAAGCATCCAACCTCTCCGTCTGCCCAGAAACGGCAGGGTAAAGCGGTCAAGCAAGGGAGCCCATAGGAATTTTATTGTATATGGCAGACCGACAAGCGCCATCAGCCCTATTAGCGTCAGATCTACCCCCTCTTCCTTCATCCAGGCCTGCAGTACTGTTATGGTTAAAAGCAGGGGCAGGCCGCAGGCAAAACCCATGACAAAGGCTGTCAGCATGCGGCTGCTGAAAATTGATTTCAGAATGGGTTTGCGTTTTTCAGATAGCATCGTATCTCAATAGTTTTGTCTTTGAGGACGCAGACATTGCTCAAAAATTTATTTAACCTGATGATGATATTGAAAGTATCTTTAAACGCTGATAATTAATATTTACCGTCAAACATTAGTTAAATGTGCGTTAAGGTATCAGAAAATAAATTTTTTCTCAACATCTGCATCCTCCGTATTCTATAGAAAATTTTGGTCTTAAAATAATCATTCCCGGTTTATTCCTTATGTACTCCCTGAAATTCTGCTCAACCACCTTTCCCTTTTCAGAGGAGGCGTGTCTTAAATTGACTGCATTGCCGTTTTTAATAATAATCCCGACATGCGAAACATCAAGCCCCTGCATATCCGAATATATCCCCGCATAATCGCCTGTCTTGATTTTATCCATCACAGCATCATCAATAACGCCTGAAGGAATATATTTAATCTCTCTCCGAACAGGCTTAATGCCGTTTATAAAAAATGTGCCGTCTGCTTTTTTATTCAGGATTTTAGCGATGATTTTTGTCTTTCTGCCGCCGGTTTTTGCCGTAACATCATCAATAAACTCCGAATTAAACTCTCTCCAGTCTGTAAAAAAGTGATTTCTGTTTTCAAACGCTATTTTCCCGTTTCTGTACCTTACATTTTTTAGATTTTCCATAAATTCAGAAAATGAGCCTGACAGCCGCATTGACTCTATGTAATCAAGATAGGTAAAGCAGTCAATGCCTGAAAGATTTACCGCAAGAACTTCCGGAATATCAGCACTGCCGGTTAGAGTGGATTCTTTATAATCAATATTAAGAAAATGCCGTGAAAGAAAATCTATGCGCGCGCCGGTGTCTTTAATTTTCGCGGATTGATGCAGTAAGCTGTCAAGTTTATTCTGAGTCCATTTGCCTAAAGTGATATGCACGAAGTTATTTTATTATATCCGCCGTGAAAGTATAAAGCTGCGAATTTTTCCACGCATCTTTCGGAAGCCCTGCCTTAAGCGAGACATTTTCAAGGAATGCGTTTACATCCCATTTATATTCCGTTGCGACCTGCGGAAGCAGTATGCCTGAATTTTCTCCGCTGACAATAAACAGCCCGTGAACGCCAATTTTTATATCTTTAATATTTTGTAAAGCTACAAGCGGCGAGAGCACGGTTACCTCCACTTCCATATCATTTAATTCCTCTGCTCTCACAGGCGAGAACCTGTAATCTTTTGATGCCGCCGATACCGCATTTCTGATTACAGACTGATACAGGGGCATGAAGGGCTGAATATTGCCTATACAGCCGCGGAGATTGCCCTGCCTGTTTATAGTGACAAAGGTGGCTCCGTTTGCCATCAGCCTCGGGTCTTTTGTTTCAGCCTGCAAGACTTCGTTGTGTTTGACATAATGGAGAATTGTATTTTTGGCAAGTGAAAGGATCTCTTTTTTTTGCGCCTCTGTAAGCGTGCTCATGTACAAACCCATTGCAGAATATCCTACGACCCGGTTTTTATCATTAGTCACATCTCCTGAGTTTGCGTATTTATAAACAACGCCGTTCGTGGCGCCTAATGCCCTTGCAACCGCCATGGTGAACATCACGGGAAATCCTCCGCACATCTCTCCCTGACCGCTTGCCATAAGCCTCTCAACCTCTTCTGTGGACAACCTGCTTATTGCGTCAATGGTTTTGCTATCCATATTGACAGCGGTTTCATAGTCATGGTAATGAGAAAGGTCAGTGCTTGCAATGATTATTGCCTTTTCATTTTTCCTGAGTATTTCTGTCAGCTTTTCCGTAAGGAATTGAAAAGACTCCCTTGTCGGCGAGCCGATAAGAATGGGGACGATGCTGAAATTTTTCAATGACTGCTGAAGAAATGGCATCTGCACCTCAAGCGAATGTTCTTTTTCAAAGGCAGCAGGGTAAAAGGCGACATTTGCCTTTTCGTTTATCAGGGATTTTGCGATTTTTTTATTAATCGCTATTTTCCCGAGAGGCGTCTTCATACTGCCTTTGGTATATACGGACGCGCCTGTAAAGGTACTGTAATGGCTTGGGCCTATGAGAATGACTGTATCAACATCACGTTCTTTTAAATGCCTGTAAGAGTAGGCGGCGACATGCCCTGAAAACTCATACCCTGCATGCGGGGATATGAGCGCGATTAGCCTGCCGTCAACTGGTTTGTATTCAGCCGCTGAAAGAAAGCCGTCAACCATTTCCTTCAGGGTCTTGGCATCAGCCGGATAAAAGGCCCCTGCAACAGATGGTTCTTTTACCTTTCCCTCACATCCGGAAACAATGAACAGCAAACAGCAGACAGTGAACAGTAAACAGTGAACGGTGAACAGTGAACTGTTTACTGTGAACTTACTAAGTCTCATCTGTATTCCTCCAGAACATAGCTTTCTTGGGTTCGGATTTTACAGCGGGTTTAATCTTTTTATAAAAAAGGCTGACGAGCCCGCCTAAAAGAAAGAAACCTAAAAAATCTCTCCTTGTCATGATATTAACCCCCAAACCTTTTCTGAAGCAGACATAAATTCCCTCAAAAATTTTAGAATGCAAAAATTTATTAAGTTTTCAATACCCAATTCCGAAAGTCTTCGGGACCGTGGGGTTTCCTTATACTTCCCTCCACCTTGACGGGGGAGGGCGAGGGTGGGGGTGATTAAGATGCTGTTTCCACCCTCCCCTTCATCCCCTCCCGTCAAGGGAGGGGAGACTTTAGGATACCCTGCGATATTCGCCATTTCTCTAAAATTATTGCTATCCCTCATCCCCATACCCCCGGAATGACAGCACCGCAGAATCTGCACCTGCCTCCGGAAATATTATTCCGCATAACTGCATAACCGATTCTCGCAATCAGAAGCTGTTTGCAGTGATGACAGTATGTGTTCTCAGCATCGCTCCGCATATTGCCGATATAAACGTATCTGAGCCCTGCATCCATTGCCGCTGAGTGCGCATCCCTCAGCGTCTCAACAGGTGTAGGGGGCAGATTGGTTAATTTATAATACGGGAAAAACCTTGAAAAGTGTATCGGGATGTCGGCGCCGAGGTTTTTAACAATCCACCTGCACATCTCCGTTATAGTTTTTACATCATCATTAAGAGTAGGGATAACGAGATTGGTAATCTCAAGCCATACACCTTCCCGTCTAAGCGTTACAAGAGTATCCAGCACGGGTTTCAGCATTCCCCCGCATATCCTGTTGTAAAAATCCTCTGTAAATGCCTTCAGGTCCACGTCTGCCGCATCCATATATTTTGAAAGCTCCCTCAGCGGTTTTTCATTAATATAACCGCATGTGTGCATAGTGTTTTTCACATTAAAATTCCGGGCGATTTTAGCAGTATCAAACATGTATTCATAAAATACAGTCGGCTCAGTGTAGGTGTAGGTTATGGTCCTGCAGTTGTTGAACATTGCCTGCCTTACGACTTCGTCAGGAGGCAGGTCAAGGTTATCGGCGTCTTCAGGCTTTGCCTGAGATATCTGCCAGTTCTGGCAGAACTTGCATCCGAGCACACAGCCTGCAGTTGCAATTGAAAATGCCGTTGTTGCGGGAAGGAAGTGATAAAACGGCTTTTTCTCAATGGGGTCAATGGCGACTGAACACGGCTTTCCGTACACAAGGCTGTAAAGGACGCCGCCTTTGTTAATCCTTGCCCTGCATCCGCCAACCTGATAATCCTCAAGCAGGCATTCCGTGGGGCAAAGCTCGCACAGCACCTTCTTGCTCATGCTTAATTATAACTTAAAAAGGCTATTAACCACAGAGGACACAGGAAAAATATTCATTGTAAATTTATCATTGCAAAGTTAGCATTTTAAAATTTGCAATTTGAAATGATAATTGATAATTTTGCAATAATATTGTGGCAAGGACCGGTCTATTCCTTCTCCCGCCAGTACATCCCCTTATGCAGGCTCAGCCCTTTTTGAGAAATCACATTCTCATAATAAACCTTTCGCTCAAGATAGCCTTCTATCCCTGGCATTAGATACTCCTGAAGAATGTTATAAGAGAGCGTCAGGGCTATGAGAATTGCCGAAAAATATGTTAAAAGCTTAAATTTCCTTTCGTTGTTCATGTGCGATTATTTTTTCGCAAACATATCATTAAAAGAAACAGTTTTTAATTTCCCGGCTTTATAGGCTTTCAGTCTTTTCTCTGCTTCCTCTGCCCAAATTTTTTCAATTTCAGGGTCTGGAACATCCAGGCTTTTCATTAAGGCTTCAATCACTATGGATTTTTCCGCTGGTTTAAGGTGCAATGCTTTTGATATTATTTCTTTTGTTGGCGACATAATTTTTACCTCCCAAATATCTTTTATGTTCTGATAAATTATAGCATAAATTTACAAACTTAATTATAAGAATCCTGCGAGTTGGGTTGTACGGGTTAGGTCTTGAAATATAAGGCTGTATCAGAAAGGATATTCGTTGAGAGATACAACGGATTATTTAGACGTTCATTGCTGCTGTTGTCAGTAAGATGATAATAAAAACAGAATAAAAATGATATTTCAAGATCTGACCCCAATCCCCGACCCCAATCCCCACGTTAAAAGAATTTACACAAAAGTCTTGACACTACCTAAAGCGGTTTCCACGCCCGACGATTAACTTTGCTTTACTTTATATGATATAAGTAAAGCAAGGGAAGGAGGTGTTTTTATGCAGACTGTGCGGCTTAGCTCAAAGAACCAAATAGTTATTCCCAAAGAGGCGCGTGAGGCAATGAAGCTTAAAGGACAGGATGAGCTTCTTGTTATTGTGAAAGGTGATGTTACTATAATTATGCCTAAGCCTAAAAGTTATAGAAAAGACCTCTCAGGCGCAGGCAAAGGGATATACGCAAAGGCATATCTTCACAAGGAACGGAAGTCTTGGTAAAACATTTTTACTTTACTTGTTCATACTAATTACTATCCACTGTTTACTATTCACTGCCTTTATAACACCTATTGCATCTGATGCACTCTGATATGTGCGGAGACGGTTTATTTCCCATCGGGCAGTCATGCCTGCTCGGGTAGCCGTCAGCCTTTCTTGAAAATAGCCCTGTAAATGCCGCAACAGGGCACAGATACCTGCACCAGAAGCGCTCTACTTTCAGATTTGCAATAAGCGACACGGCAACCAGCGTCCATGTAAAAACATTTCCGCTGAATGAAAACAGGGTTACATATGTTTCATAATTTCCGTAATCAATTCTTTTGCTGATAAAAACAATAGCTATAATCACCCCAAGCAGGACATATTTTAATCTGCGCCATTTATCATCAGTTTCTTTCGGGACCTCCCATTTTTTAAACGGAAGCCTGCCTGCAAATTCGCACAATGCGCCAAACGGGCACAGCCATCCGCAGTAGAATCTTCCCGCAATAATTATTGACAGTATTGTGCTTCCGGCTGTTACATACCAGATGATTGCAGAAGAGTGTCTGAGAAGCAGGAGGTTAAAAACATGCAGAATTGAAAAAGGACTTGAAAGATATAAACCAATAATGATTATTCCTGCAAGCAAAGTGATGTCGCGCGACTTTAAAAATTTCTTTGAGCGCCTTGCCGCAAAATAGAAAGTCAGCGACGCTAAAAACAATAACAAATACCATATCCAGTTAATGTCTGTCGTCATGACCGCTTCTTCTGCGCCGGCAGTTAATCCGTAGACGTTTAATGCGATTATTCTTGAGGAGTTTTTTATGGACTTTGCCAGCGCTGTAACGCTTACAGTGGCCCTGCTTATGCCGTCAATGTCTTTGTCAATTTCAAACGGGTCGCTGATGCTTTTGCCTATGAACCGGTTAAGATATTGCGGGCTTTCCATGTAATGAACGTAATTTTTTGTCTCGCTGTGTCCGATAATTTTTATCCCTGTAATTTTCCCTTCCCTATTTAATGAAATTAGAGTTTTTATCGGGCCTGCATATCCTCTGATAGAGGGCATAATGTCATAAGTATTAAATGCTGCAATGCCTTCATCTGAAAAATAATGAGGGGGAGCGCCGCCTTTTTCGGCAAATGTGATGTCAGGCGCAATATCTTTGAGAAATTTCCTTTCATCAATGAATTCCTCAGGATGCAGGAGGTATCCTAAAATGAGTGAGACGATTGCTGTGAGAAGCAGAATTATTCTAATTTTTTTCATGTTTGACTCTTTATGTTTTATACAACGGCATACATGTCCTTAAAACTTTAAGAATACAACAATGATTATTATCTGTCATGCTGCAAAAATTTTTAAGTATTTGCCCTGAGCTATGTGTAAAAAGGCAGCATGACACTAATGTGTTGCCTTAAAGTTTTGCAGACATATATACCGTTGTTGTCCATTCTGAACCTTGTATTTAAACACAATACTAAATCCCCTCTTTAATGGAAAAGAGCAATGCCAGCGATGATAGTTTTAATAATGCCACAAACAGGAGTGTATTTTGAATCCCCAGCAAGGGCACAAAAAATATTGCCGTAAGAAATGCTCCTAAGAATGACCCTGCAAGGTCCAGGGCATAAAGTTTTCCGGCAATATTTGATAATCCCCCAATCTCCCCTAAAAATTTATTTGCCGCCACAAATTCCGCGCCTGCAATCAGCCCGCCTGAAAAACTGAGCAGATAGAAAACAAATTCGTCTTTAAAAAAAAGCGGAGAAGTGATTAACAGCAAAATAGTCAAAACTTCGCATGTCTTCAGCCTGAATAAAGATTTTTTCATATGTTTTGTAATATATGCGCCTGCCGCAATTCCTGCCATAAAAGTCGCTGTGAGTATGCCTATCATTTCATATATGTATCCGAATGCCGACTGATAAGTCAGGATTATCACTATTGAAAAAGCCATAGCCGAGTATCCCGTAGTAAAAATGGAGTAGTGCGCTGACTGAACTTTTTTACGCAAAACAAATACAGCAGTGATGAGCATGATGATTGCCGCCGCTATAAGCCATTTTTCGTATTCAGGCACGGACATGAGCATATCAATCTTCTGCGCCTCTGCCCACAGCATCAGGTTATAAAGATAAGCGGCGGGACGCAGATCATTATTTACAGCCTTCGTCTTTCCGAGCCGTTCTTCCAGCGCCCTGACCTTTAACGGAGAGAAGGCATCTTTTATGATGTAAGGATGAAAATATTTTGTGCCGATTATTTTTTTGGAGAACCTGCTTTCAAGCATTTCCGGTCTCGTGTCCATAAAACTATCCGAGGCAAGCATGATACCGTATTCTTCAGAAGATACACTGACATTTTTAAAGACGCTTTTTAATGAATTAAAAACAGAGCCGTTTGCAATCTGCATCCTTTTCCCGACATAGCCCGATGATGTGGGAAGAGACAGGGAAAGCATACCGCCCTGTCGCAGGACCTTGTGAGCTTCTTTGAAAAACTCAACAGTATAAAACCTGTTAATACCGGCAGTGGAGGGTTCAGGCAGGTTGAGAACAACAAGGTCGTACCGGGTATTTTGAAGAGTCTTAATAAATTTTCTTGCGTCTGCTGTTATTATCCGGAGCCTTTTATCATTCAGTATATTTCTGTCCTCCGGACTGAGTATTCCAAAAGAAACATTTATCATCTCAGGGTCTATCTCAATGAAGTCAATCCTTGAAGCGCTGTATTTTAAAAATTCCCTTAATACTGAGGGAGAGCCGCCGATTACAATTACATCCTGAATATTTTGTGAAGGATGAGCTGACACCGTCAGGTGAGCTTTTATCTCTTCTGTCTGAGGGTCGGGGTATGAAAACTGAAATTTGCCTAAAGAATAGACATTAAACTGCTCTCTGATTTTTAAGACCGCAATCTCTCCGTATCGCGATTCCACTTTTTTAATGAGTTGGAGGCCTTTTAATTGGCTCAGCAGCGACAGATCTATTCTATTGATTCCGGCATACAGGGCAAGCGGGATTAACAGCAGTGCGATTAAAAAGCGTTTTTTTATGAGCAGCAGCGCGATTATACAGTTCAGGATGCTTATTGACAGGGAAAGCGTTAATGCATTTACTCTGCCTGACAGCAGTAATACAAATAATATCCCTCCTGTAAATGCTCCTGCTGCCTCAATGCCGTATACCTTTGCTGTTTTCCCCTGAGTGTGGGAAACCGCAAGCGGAAACTGCATGCCGACAGCCATGCAGAGAGGGAGGAGCGTTATGACTGTGGCAATCAAGGTGATGCCGAGGGGTATTGTTTCTCCGAATCCTATTGAGAAACAAGGTCGGATTAAACTTATAAACAGAACTGTTAACTGCACAAAAAGTGCAACTGCAAAAAATGAAAGGGCAAAACCCTGTATGGATTTAAGCCTGCGGCCCGCATAGCTTCCTATGCCTGTAATAATTAACCATACGGACAGCGTTATCCCGATATCAAGTTCATTGCCGGAGAACACAGAAAGTAGCTGTCTCAGTGCAGTTATCTGCATGAGTATTGAGGTTAAGCCTATTGTGAAAATGGCAACGGCCTGCATTTTTAAACAGCCTCCCCTTTGTCAATTATAATTCGCCATCAGAAAAATGGGAATAGCTGTTTTGGCAGAAGATTTTGTAGATGCCTGTACCTGGTGTCTATCCAGCAGGGACGAATACCTTCATAATTTCAGGAAAACAGTAAAGATTCTTTAATATCATGCTGCAAATTTTGTGGTTTTTTCTCAGGACTACTGAATAGAAGGCAGCATGACTCTGATGTACTGCCCTGAAATTTCTCAGGCATTATTCCTGCTGACTAATGCATTGGGATAACAGTTGGTTGAGAAGGTATCTGTACCGGCTATTTGTGGAGAGGGGGGTAGTTTGAGAGCCGGATTTATATTGCTTCAATCCGGCCCGTAAAGCTTATGTCATATTGACAGTTTTACGTGACGCCATGGTTCAGCATTCTGCTACCGGCTTCACGTGCTTCATGTAATTAACTACCCCTTCAGGGTCGCATGTTATACACATGTCAATACCCTGGATAATCTGCATGTCCTGGCATAGGATATATGCTTTTTTTAATTCAGTATCAGTGAGGTTTTTTATCACAAACGATTTGGGTCTCAGGTAGACCTTACCGCAATTCATGCAAATCCAGATAAAATTATACTTTGCGGCCTCAAGGCAGTTTTCGCATACATAAATCTTAACGCCGGGTGTAGCTTCAATATGGGTAGAGGTATATTCGTGCCTGCATATATTGCACCGTTCTAATTTATTGTTAATCTCAAGCATCTTAATCCTCCTTTTCCCTTTGGTTATTCTTTAGCTATCCACCTTTTTGCAGCTATCCACCTTTTTTGCCTTTTTTATACCCTACTTATCCATATGCAATTTATGTGCCATTTATAACCTTATTATATGACTTAATAAATTATACCCCGTAACACCTTAGTTTTAGAGGTAAAATTACCAAAAATCTGGAAAGTTATAAATATATTAGATTGTTTTTTGCCTTAGTTAGTGTGACAAAAAGCGACATGTTGCGTTATATTACACTATATGTTGAGAAATTTTACACACTTTATTCTTTTCTGTTTAGACTGTTATTATTAACTTAAAGTGCGTTAAAATAGCCCGCAAACTTTATGGATAAGAAACTAAAAATATTTTTCTCAGGAATCGCCGGCAGCGGTGTATCAGCAATAGCCGGTTTTATGGCTAAAAAGGGTAATATCATCGCAGGCTCAGACAGGGCGTTTGACCTGCATCCGGAGCACCCGCTTAAAAGCATATTTCTCTCCATGGGCATTGATATTGTGCCTCAGGACGGCAGCGGCATAGATAACACGTTTGATTTTGCAGTTTTCAGCACTGCTGTAGAATCTGACCGCCCGGATGCCATAAGGGCAAAGGCAAGCGGGATACCCGTAAAAATGCGCCCTGAGTATCTTGCAGAAATAACTGAGTCCTTCAATACAATTGCCGTCTCAGGAACGAGCGGAAAATCTACTGCCTCCGGACTGCTTGCATTTTTGATGAGCAGGCTCGGCATGGAGCCCAATTTTGCCGGCGGCGGCAGGGTCAAACAATTCAAGTCATTTTCAAACCCGGGGAATTTCCTTGCAGGTAATTCCGAGTATCTTGTTATTGAGGCCTGTGAATCAGATGGGACTATTATAAATTACAAGCCCCATCATTCAATTATTTTAAACATTGGCCTGGACCATCACCCGGTTATAAAGACCTCAGAGATGTTTGAGACGCTCATGAAAAACACGCTGGAAAAGATTGTGGTGAATGCAGATGATGGAAATCTGATGAGGATAACGGACAAGAATACAGTCACTTTTTCTATTGACAACCCTTCACATTACAGGACAGAGGCGGTTACATTTAAGCCGTTCAGTACGGATTTTTTGCTTAACGGCAGGGAGTTTAGGCTATCGCTTCCAGGCAAATATAATCTCTATAATGCCCTTTCGTGTATTGCAGTGCTTTCAGAGTTAGGAATTTCATTGGATGCAGTTGCAAGGCTTTTGCCTGAGTTTCAGGGGATTGACAGGCGGTTTGATGTGAAACTCAATAACGGAGATAGGCTTGTAATTGATGACTATGCCCACAATCCGCATAAGATAGCGTCTCTTATGGACACAGTTAAGCAATTGAGTGAAAGTATCTGTTATATTTTTCAGCCTCACGGGTTTGCGCCAACGAGGATGATGAAAAAAGAATATATAGATGTTTTTGCAAAGAATCTCCGCGGCTCCGACCGCCTCATTCTTCTTCCTATCTATTATGCCGGAGGCACTGCAAGTAAAGACATATCAAGCCAGGACCTTGCAGACGGCATAAGGAGACAGGGCAGGTCTGCGGAAGTTGCTGAAGACAGGAGGGATGTTTTAAAGGGACTTCAGCAATACCGTACA
The window above is part of the Nitrospirota bacterium genome. Proteins encoded here:
- the amrB gene encoding AmmeMemoRadiSam system protein B, with the protein product MRLSKFTVNSSLFTVHCLLFTVCCLLFIVSGCEGKVKEPSVAGAFYPADAKTLKEMVDGFLSAAEYKPVDGRLIALISPHAGYEFSGHVAAYSYRHLKERDVDTVILIGPSHYSTFTGASVYTKGSMKTPLGKIAINKKIAKSLINEKANVAFYPAAFEKEHSLEVQMPFLQQSLKNFSIVPILIGSPTRESFQFLTEKLTEILRKNEKAIIIASTDLSHYHDYETAVNMDSKTIDAISRLSTEEVERLMASGQGEMCGGFPVMFTMAVARALGATNGVVYKYANSGDVTNDKNRVVGYSAMGLYMSTLTEAQKKEILSLAKNTILHYVKHNEVLQAETKDPRLMANGATFVTINRQGNLRGCIGNIQPFMPLYQSVIRNAVSAASKDYRFSPVRAEELNDMEVEVTVLSPLVALQNIKDIKIGVHGLFIVSGENSGILLPQVATEYKWDVNAFLENVSLKAGLPKDAWKNSQLYTFTADIIK
- a CDS encoding DUF1460 domain-containing protein, with amino-acid sequence MHITLGKWTQNKLDSLLHQSAKIKDTGARIDFLSRHFLNIDYKESTLTGSADIPEVLAVNLSGIDCFTYLDYIESMRLSGSFSEFMENLKNVRYRNGKIAFENRNHFFTDWREFNSEFIDDVTAKTGGRKTKIIAKILNKKADGTFFINGIKPVRREIKYIPSGVIDDAVMDKIKTGDYAGIYSDMQGLDVSHVGIIIKNGNAVNLRHASSEKGKVVEQNFREYIRNKPGMIILRPKFSIEYGGCRC
- a CDS encoding AmpG family muropeptide MFS transporter codes for the protein MLSEKRKPILKSIFSSRMLTAFVMGFACGLPLLLTITVLQAWMKEEGVDLTLIGLMALVGLPYTIKFLWAPLLDRFTLPFLGRRRGWMLMAQFFLILSVVALAFTDPVKNPWMLASAALLVTFFSASQDIVVDAYRREDLADEELGLGSSLYVNGYRVGMLLASGGGLIMADYMSFRMVYIIMAGCMLIGGITTLTVREPQVAVAPPASLRDAVLNPLREYFSRQGALWMLAFILLYKIGDTMASAMTTPFYLDLGFTKTEIGAIVKLFGFWATIAGSLTGGIIMLRLGINRSLWIFGFLQAVSTAGFAVLARIGHSLPALSAVIGFENLTGGMGTTAYVAFMASITNKKFTATQYALLSSLMGVPRVLASAPTGFLAKNTGWEGFFIVCTLIAVPGILLLVKFAPWNSEKHK
- a CDS encoding tetratricopeptide repeat protein, giving the protein MIIKRGKGKMQKNNPDVLKMIVKQFFIVAVFIFLAVNAISADIVTFEKEYTYQSSEIDSEVSCRIIALKQVKRLLIEEIKNYLESRGLTKDLHLTKDRITTIIAGAVSVEIIDEKWDEKKYFIKAKISANPDITIRIIDFIRSGEQRMKELEAVDKKSADFFMELEKLRKELQAVKTDSNEPGLRDKKIIAQYNETARKLGATYWFEQGYIAVITANHKEIIDAFTKTIELDPGYTEAYRQRGTAYVMLSKFQEAVSDLDKVIEQDPQDEWAYNNRGFAFKELGRYREAIKDLTRAVELNPELQIYYNRGIAYINTGKYQEALKDFDKAIEQNPKNEKNYYNRGIAYRELGRYQEAIKDFDKAIEMFPGYALAYNSRGLAYGKSGKYKEAIKDFNKAIELNPKDAEAFNNHGVANFSLGKEKEAVKDFKKAAKLGHKGAQEYLKSRGIKWE
- the amrS gene encoding AmmeMemoRadiSam system radical SAM enzyme, whose translation is MSKKVLCELCPTECLLEDYQVGGCRARINKGGVLYSLVYGKPCSVAIDPIEKKPFYHFLPATTAFSIATAGCVLGCKFCQNWQISQAKPEDADNLDLPPDEVVRQAMFNNCRTITYTYTEPTVFYEYMFDTAKIARNFNVKNTMHTCGYINEKPLRELSKYMDAADVDLKAFTEDFYNRICGGMLKPVLDTLVTLRREGVWLEITNLVIPTLNDDVKTITEMCRWIVKNLGADIPIHFSRFFPYYKLTNLPPTPVETLRDAHSAAMDAGLRYVYIGNMRSDAENTYCHHCKQLLIARIGYAVMRNNISGGRCRFCGAVIPGVWG